The genomic segment TAAGCAGTTTGGCTTGCCCAAGTTGCGGCGCGCCTGTAGAAATGAAAGCAAAAATCTGCGGTTATTGCCAACAACCCGTGATTATTGCTACATTCAACAGTGTTCAAAATATGACTTTAGGCGATTTGAACAAATACGCAAATTCCTACAAAAAGTCGTTGAGTGAAAATCCCGACAATCCCGAAATAAATGCTTCTTTAGGAATGTGTTATCTTAAACTTTGTCTTTACGAGAATGCGCAAAAAACATTTAATAAAGCAATAGAAAATGACATAG from the Chitinivibrionia bacterium genome contains:
- a CDS encoding tetratricopeptide repeat protein; its protein translation is MGNEISSLACPSCGAPVEMKAKICGYCQQPVIIATFNSVQNMTLGDLNKYANSYKKSLSENPDNPEINASLGMCYLKLCLYENAQKTFNKAIENDIDNSEIYFYAAISLLGGKKAFLTQRPVIDQIEQYINAAVALEPRGIYFYFLAYIKYD